In one Leptotrichia sp. OH3620_COT-345 genomic region, the following are encoded:
- a CDS encoding adenosylcobinamide-GDP ribazoletransferase, with amino-acid sequence MGFIIGFFLLTINMFMGKITENRLLTGIMIIIAEIIITGLIHIDGLADIFDGLFSYASKDRILEIMKDSRIGTNGAVALILYLSFFRK; translated from the coding sequence GTGGGATTTATAATAGGATTTTTTCTTTTAACAATAAATATGTTTATGGGAAAAATAACAGAAAACAGACTTCTTACAGGAATAATGATTATAATAGCAGAGATAATTATAACAGGTCTTATACACATCGACGGTTTAGCAGATATTTTTGACGGTTTGTTTAGTTATGCTTCAAAAGACAGAATACTTGAAATTATGAAAGACTCCAGAATAGGTACAAACGGTGCTGTTGCATTGATACTGTATTTATCCTTCTTTCGGAAGTAA